The following coding sequences are from one Tachysurus vachellii isolate PV-2020 chromosome 7, HZAU_Pvac_v1, whole genome shotgun sequence window:
- the sema4f gene encoding semaphorin-4F, which yields MKPATCLLCALLSLCLPLLSWTAALSSHEVASSGVTQWEFNNVSNISTFLLDQETGILYLGARDAIVAVDTANKLKSPKIEWNVPEEKSKSCVTKGKTVADCNNYIRLLEFLGDGRIYACGTYAFDPQCAFVNISTFTLEKSEDGREKMEIGKGKCPFEPSQHYTAVMAGGILYTATTSNFLGTLFDISRATGIEQERIRTERSINWLSDPEFVSSAFIQEDHKSNPTGEDDKIYFFFTEVAKEYDLYTKVKVPRVARVCKSDIGGMKTLQRRWTTFLKAQLVCEDRGSGQRFNILRDVFTKQHQPGDPSSTHFYGIFSSQWEQEEMSAVCVYSLEDITKVMDGPFKELKKSCENWMNPEPVPTPRPGQCLNSALKAEGYDSSLKLPDKVLTFVRDHPLMENSVVSAPLLVRSGVTYTKLAVTLTPVSNGNNKLNATVLHLGTDHGEIHRIAVVGPNATLLQEIPLFPASEPINNILLYKGEALVGSPNSLVKLPTEGCSLYPTCEVCARARPLGCVWRQKEAACSLAITEPGEVQSPDDLVSRCGRSDNRCSTEIQNLHVVEGLHILLPCVQVSPRPCHWQHPPQRHIRRRPTDLEVRVTLESNGTYECFCEEAGREQPACPRAAYRLLLQEPSASLSIMQASSRHFVAGYILFFIFGFAVCGLLVCLFHRRRKRRGGGHSSSTSEKGRDLLPSSDTPQSPSSGSLFSEAVPYTEKRNGTLNGHGGHMPDLKCGYIYANSSGLKLPDTSVNLKEEFPGRERAGQGEEEGLGDGLSEIGDGLVALEEEFAKLHVLRGAPLAKCEESSI from the exons tGGCAAGCTCCGGGGTGACCCAGTGGGAATTCAACAACGTGAGCAACATCAGCACTTTCCTATTGGACCAGGAGACTGGGATACTCTACCTGGGCGCACGTGATGCTATTGTTGCTGTGGATACTGCCAACAAATTAAAGTCTCCCAAG ATTGAATGGAATGTTCCAGAAGAGAAAAGCAAATCTTGTGTGACAAAAGGAAAGACTGTG GCTGACTGTAATAACTACATCCGTTTACTGGAGTTTCTGGGAGATGGACGCATTTATGCCTGTGGCACATATGCCTTCGACCCCCAGTGTGCCTTTGTG aATATCTCAACCTTTACTCTGGAAAAATCGGAGGATGGCAGAGAGAAGATGGAGATCGGAAAAGGGAAATGCCCCTTTGAGCCCAGCCAGCACTATACTGCAGTGATGGCAG GGGGAATCCTGTACACTGCTACTACAAGTAACTTCCTGGGCACTCTATTTGACATCTCCAGAGCAACAGGCATTGAGCAAGAGCGTATCCGGACTGAGCGGTCCATCAACTGGCTCAGCG ATCCAGAGTTTGTCAGCTCAGCCTTTATCCAGGAGGATCATAAGAGCAACCCAACAGGTGAAGATGACAAGATCTACTTCTTCTTTACTGAAGTGGCCAAAGAATATGACCTCTACACCAAGGTCAAAGTGCCCAGGGTGGCTCGAGTGTGTAAG tCTGATATCGGGGGCATGAAGACCTTACAGAGACGTTGGACAACATTCCTTAAAGCTCAGTTGGTGTGTGAGGATCGAGGAAGCGGCCAGCGCTTTAACATTCTAAGAGACGTCTTTACCAAACAGCATCAGCCGGGAGACCCCAGCAGCACACACTTCTATGGTATCTTCAGTTCGCAGTG GGAGCAAGAGGAAATGTCTGCAGTTTGTGTGTACAGTCTGGAAGACATCACTAAGGTGATGGATGGACCCTTTAAAGAGCTGAAAAAGAGTTGTGAGAACTGGATGAACCCAGAGCCAGTGCCTACACCCAGACCAGGCCAG TGTCTTAACAGTGCTCTGAAAGCAGAGGGATATGATTCGTCTCTGAAGTTGCCTGATAAAGTGCTGACCTTTGTGCGAGACCACCCTCTCATGGAGAACAGTGTTGTGTCAGCACCCCTACTGGTCAGGAGTGGGGTTACATACACCAAACTGGCTGTAACGCTGACCCCTGTTTCCAATGGCAACAACAAGCTTAATGCTACTGTTCTGCATCTTGGGACAG ATCATGGTGAGATTCACAGAATTGCAGTAGTTGGACCAAATGCAACTCTTCTGCAAGAAATCCCTCTTTTTCCAGCCTCAGAGCCCATCAACAATATTCTTCTATACAAG GGTGAGGCTCTGGTTGGTTCTCCTAACTCTCTGGTGAAGTTGCCTACAGAAGGCTGCTCTCTCTACCCTACTTGTGAAGTGTGTGCACGTGCACGTCCACTCGGCTGTGTGTGGAGACAGAAAGAAGCTGCCTGCAGCCTGGCCATCACAGA ACCTGGTGAAGTGCAAAGTCCTGACGATTTGGTCAGTCGATGTGGAAGGAGTGACA ATCGCTGCTCTACTGAGATTCAAAACCTGCATGTGGTAGAGGGGCTGCATATACTACTGCCCTGTGTGCAGGTCTCACCTCGTCCCTGCCACTGGCAGCACCCTCCCCAAAGACACATTCGACGACGCCCCACTGACTTGGAGGTTCGGGTTACTTTGGAAAGCAACGGCACTTACGAGTGTTTCTGTGAGGAAGCTGGGCGAGAGCAGCCAGCCTGTCCCAGGGCTGCATACAGACTTCTCTTACAGGAACCGAGTGCAAGTTTGAGCATCATGCAAGCATCCAGCCGTCACTTTGTGGCAGGGTACATTCTATTTTTCATCTTTGGGTTTGCAGTTTGTGGCTtacttgtgtgtctgtttcacCGGCGTCGCAAGAGAAGAGGAGGCGGTCATTCTTCATCAACCTCAGAAAAGGGGCGGGACCTGCTGCCCTCTTCAGACACACCCCAAtcacccagcagtggcagtctTTTCTCAGAGGCGGTTCCCTATACAGAGAAAAGGAATGGAACGCTGAATGGGCACGGAGGTCATATGCCTGATCTGAAGTGTGGTTATATTTATGCTAATTCAAGTGGACTCAAGCTACCGGATACTTCAGTCAACCTGAAGGAAGAATTTCCTGGCAGAGAGAGGGCAGGAcaaggagaggaggagggacTAGGGGATGGACTCAGTGAAATAGGGGATGGACTTGTAGCACTGGAGGAAGAATTTGCAAAGTTGCATGTGCTGAGAGGAGCGCCATTAGCAAAGTGTGAAGAGAGCTCCATCTGA